From a single Oreochromis niloticus isolate F11D_XX linkage group LG3, O_niloticus_UMD_NMBU, whole genome shotgun sequence genomic region:
- the pcolceb gene encoding LOW QUALITY PROTEIN: procollagen C-endopeptidase enhancer b (The sequence of the model RefSeq protein was modified relative to this genomic sequence to represent the inferred CDS: deleted 2 bases in 1 codon), whose amino-acid sequence MEDRVWTPVCLLVILSLGWTDAQTNDTNARPVFHCGGHLVTDSGIVASEGFPSLYKPNSKCTWYITVPEDHVVMLSFRLFDLEADPICRYDYLDVYNGHSRLVQKLGRFCGTFRPGALISTSNTMMLEMVTDEATGGRGFLASFNAGKPHMEENQFCGGRLTKSQGSVKTPNWPNSNYPAGISCSWHISVEPSNVIEVQFEKLDLEPDMYCRYDYVALFNGGETDDSRRIGKFCGDKPPGTIVTNGNELLLQFVSDLSVTSDGFMAYYSSVPRGSRTPTAGGDFIHRPQITSTTKTPTKPTPKPVPKLRPSPKPKPTPKPVPKLRPSPNPNQPPNQFPNSDQAPNPNPLPNQFPNSDQAPSPNPLPNQFPNSDQAPSPNPPPDHPEGNQEGHRLKKPPLNRPTTTDIKPTSKPKPTPKPKPKPEIKPTVKPKPKPEIKPTPKPKPKPTPKPKVIKPTLKPRVKVKPTPKPTIKPKVKPVKPTKKAGVKPTVKPKMKPTASSKPGVTKAVTKKPDVSKKPLPLNPLCTQPCKRTGTLQTSFCPHDFVITGKVTFIDPGPRGSATIEVSLIKAYKTGSLTVTKSGPAKIVTLTSTCKKCPGLIKGRNYVLMGKVDAEGNGHLSPSSFTLLFKPVHSKALDVLSRKSC is encoded by the exons ATGGAGGACAGGGTGTGGACCCCCGTGTGCCTTCTTGTCATTTTATCCTTGGGATGGACTGATGCTCAGACAAATGACACTAACGCAAG gcCAGTCTTCCACTGTGGAGGCCACCTGGTCACAGACTCCGGCATCGTGGCCAGTGAAGGCTTTCCCAGCTTGTACAAACCCAACAGCAAATGCACCTGGTACATCACT GTCCCAGAGGATCATGTGGTCATGCTGTCTTTCCGCCTCTTTGACTTGGAGGCTGACCCCATCTGCCGCTATGACTACCTGGACGTCTACAACGGTCACTCCCGCCTAGTGCAGAAGCTAGGTCGATTCTGCGGGACCTTCAGGCCCGGTGCCCTCATCTCCACCTCCAACACCATGATGCTGGAGATGGTGACGGATGAAGCCACTGGTGGAAGAGGATTTCTGGCTTCTTTCAATGCAGGGAAACCACATATGGAAG AAAACCAGTTCTGTGGAGGACGACTGACCAAATCACAGGGCAGTGTCAAGACCCCCAACTGGCCCAACTCTAATTACCCAGCAGGCATCAGCTGCTCATGGCACATCTCCGTAGAGCCGAGCAAT GTGATTGAGGTACAGTTTGAGAAACTGGATCTGGAGCCTGACATGTACTGTCGTTATGACTATGTGGCCTTATTTAATGGGGGAGAAACGGATGACTCGAGGAGGATAGGGAAATTCTGTGGAGACAAACCACCAGG CACTATAGTGACAAATGGGAATGAGCTCCTTCTCCAGTTTGTGTCTGACCTCAGCGTGACCTCAGATGGATTCATGGCCTACTACTCCAGTGTGCCTCGTGGGTCCCGCACACCCACTGCAGGAGGAGACTTTATCCACAGACCTCAGATAACCTCCACGACAAAAACACCCACCAAACCAACCCCCAAACCAGTTCCCAAACTCAGACCAAGccccaaacccaaacccactCCCAAACCAGTTCCCAAACTCAGACCAAGCCCAAACCCAAACCAACCCCCAAACCAGTTCCCAAACTCAGACCAAGccccaaacccaaacccactCCCAAACCAGTTCCCAAACTCAGACCAAGCCCCAAGCCCAAACCCACTCCCAAACCAGTTCCCAAACTCAGACCAAGCCCCAAGCCCAAACCCACCCCCAGACCACCCAGAAGGCAACCAGGAAGGCCACCGCT TAAAGAAACCTCCACTAAACAGACCCACTACTACTGACATCAAACCCACATCTAAACCTAAACCTACACCTAAGCCTAAACCTAAACCTGAAATTAAGCCTACAGTAAAGCCCAAACCCAAACCTGAAATTAAGCCTACACCAAAGCCCAAACCTAAACCTACGCCTAAACCTAAGGTCATTAAACCAACTCTTAAACCAAGAGTCAAGGTTAAACCCACACCTAAGCCCACTATAAAACCTAAAGTGAAACCAGTGAAGCCAACCAAGAAGGCAGGAGTTAAACCAACAGTCAAACCTAAGATGAAACCCACAGCATCATCTAAACCAGGAGTAACCAAAGCAGTGACAAAGAAACCTGATGTGAGCAAGAAAC CTTTACCACTGAACCCACTGTGTACACAACCCTGTAAGCGGACTGGAACCCTCCAAACCAGCTTCTGCCCTCATGACTTTG tgATTACGGGTAAGGTTACATTTATAGATCCTGGTCCAAGAGGCTCAGCAACCATCGAGGTGTCACTGATCAAGGCGTATAAGACAGGAAGCCTCACCGTCACCAAATCAGGACCCGCCAAAATAGTCACACTGACTTCTACCTGCAAGAAATGCCCTGGGCTAATCAAAG GTCGTAACTACGTGTTGATGGGAAAAGTCGACGCAGAGGGCAACGGCCATTTGAGCCCCTCCAGCTTCACCCTTCTCTTTAAGCCTGTTCATTCAAAAGCACTGGATGTCCTTTCTCGCAAATCATGCTGA
- the per1b gene encoding LOW QUALITY PROTEIN: period circadian protein homolog 1b (The sequence of the model RefSeq protein was modified relative to this genomic sequence to represent the inferred CDS: inserted 2 bases in 1 codon) encodes MSYDNSKSMPSSSNRGRLAWADGKDPESDSQGLNVHEIGSSGQPGANVTHKDQGSGEGGGSSPSDGSRSGGSSGDQRCPTSDDMDGISSGNDSGERESEGGMERVNRSHRHQFTRSPHSSSNGKDSGMMLETTESNKSSNSQSLSPPSGSLVYSLPSSSSEHDPPSTSGCSSHQSARVQTQKELMKAIKELKLRLPAERKAKDHSSTLNALKYALQCVKQVRANKEYYHQWSVEECHGCSLDLSTFTIEELDNITSEYTLKNTDTFSMAVSFLSGKVVYISPQGSSLLRCKPECLQGTMFSDLLAPQDVSTFFSSTAPCRLPSWASCIGSASPPVDCTQEKSMFCRLSADRPQGGEMHYYPFRLTPYQLTIRDSDAAEPQPCCLLIAERVHSGYEAPRIPADKRIFTTSHTPSCLFQEVDERAVPLLGYLPQDLVGTPILLCIHPDDRPIMVAIHEKIFQFAGQAIDYSPLRMCARSGEYVTMDTSWSSFVNPWSRKVAFIVGRHKVRTSPLNEDVFTMPQDCENRVTTPDIVQLSEQIHRVLVQPVHSSSSQGYSSLGSSGSRGSHHSNQQRLCASAASSSDSNSPVVEEAAGPFHKPMTFQQICKDVHMVKTNGQQVFIESRNRPLPRKNTSTDTVAVRAINSDPVRSLIADMTNPSKSLVPASLVPKEPSTSYSYQQINCLDSIIRYLESCNIPNTVKRKCGSSSCTASSASDDDKHEPNRNSKGGSVNLVGEPPPLPPLTMATKAESVASVTSQCSFSSTIVHVGDKKPPESDIVMEEAPTTPTLAAPFAAQTPLDMTPTSPASSLALPANAAITPPPPPPPLPQASQPDRDSRRSGSVGGGAAGGGGSRLGLTKEVLSAHTQQEEQAFLDRFKDLSKLRVVDQTMSSTVHCHAAAGNPLSRGVRCSRDYPAAGGSCGHKRGRGGKRLKHQESSDQHSSLGMSGGRQDPRSTSAPMPLNMPLGPPTTSSSWPSVGSQASMPPAAFAPGMFPMYPVYPPLTQPLPIPDLSRLPPGQMVPPMMAFVLPNYMFPQMGMPMCQPGSIPGPFYNPNYVYPGAPAAAVPNNVSNPMPTLGTCVPSRSSTPQSYTQTPADREGAESPLFQSRCSSPLNLLQLEESPSNRLEVATALAASQQASPSVQGGAARGQSSTNQRSSDDTSKENENAEANESNNDAMSTSSDLLDLLLQEDSRSGTGSAASGSGFSGTRSSGSGSGSNGCSSFGTGGTISSQGSHTSKYFGSIDSSENDHSRKQPAGGSSSPGGDGGEEQFIKCVLQDPIWLLMANTDDKVMMTYQLPVRDLETVLREDRESLRNMQKHQPRFTEEQKRELSQVHPWIRTGRLARAINISGCIGCKSPXPRAARPPFDVEIHDMELCSVLKAEEETANETMKNLAEVTHPEEEEEEEGVEDKGTEKQDSGQDMTAKEEGVGSDTVAGKSET; translated from the exons ATGAGTTATGACAACTCTAAATCAATGCCTAGCAGCAGCAATCGGGGGCGATTGGCATGGGCCGACGGAAAAGACCCGGAATCGGATTCACAGGGGCTAAATGTGCACGAAATCGGGAGCAGTGGTCAGCCTGGTGCCAATGTCACCCACAAGGACCAGGGGAGCGGAGAGGGAGGAGGTTCATCCCCCAGCGATGGATCTCGGTCTGGAGGTTCGTCTGGAGATCAGAGGTGTCCGACTTCAGACGATATGGATGGAATCTCGAGCGGGAATGACTctggggagagggagagtgagGGCGGGATGGAGCGGGTGAACAGGTCTCATAGACATCAGTTCACACGCAGCCCCCACAGCTCTTCAAATGGCAAAGACTCTGGCATGATGCTGGAGACTACAGAGAGCAACAAGAG CTCCAACTCTCAGAGCCTTTCACCTCCCAGCGGCTCCCTGGTCTATAGCCTGCCATCGTCCAGCTCGGAGCACGACCCCCCCTCCACTTCCGGATGCAGCAGTCACCAGTCAGCCAGGGTCCAGACGCAGAAGGAGCTCATGAAGGCCATCAAAGAGCTCAAGCTCCGACTCCCAGCTGAGCGCAAGGCCAAGGACCACTCCAGCACTCTAAACGCACTCAAATACGCTCTGCAGTGTGTCAAACAAGTCCGAG CCAACAAGGAGTACTATCACCAGTGGAGTGTGGAGGAGTGTCACGGCTGCAGTCTGGACTTGTCCACCTTCACGATTGAGGAGCTGGATAATATCACCTCAGAGTACACCCTCAAAAACACT GACACGTTCTCCATGGCAGTATCATTCTTGTCAGGGAAGGTTGTGTACATATCGCCCCAGGGCTCATCCTTGCTGCGTTGTAAGCCCGAGTGTCTCCAAGGAACCATGTTCTCTGACCTTTTGGCTCCGCAAGACGTCAGCACCTTCTTCAGCAGCACGGCACCCTGCCGCCTCCCCTCCTGGGCCTCCTGCATCGGCTCTG CTTCTCCTCCAGTCGACTGCACCCAGGAGAAGTCCATGTTCTGTCGGCTTAGCGCTGACCGGCCGCAGGGCGGCGAGATGCACTATTACCCATTTCGCCTCACGCCTTACCAGCTCACCATCAGAGACTCGGATGCTGCTGAGCCACAGCCCTGCTGCCTGCTGATCGCAGAGAGGGTCCACTCTGGATATGAAG CTCCTCGCATCCCAGCCGACAAGAGGATCTTCACCACCAGTCACACTCCCAGCTGCCTCTTCCAGGAAGTTGATGAAAG GGCAGTGCCACTGTTGGGTTACCTCCCTCAGGACTTGGTCGGGACACCCATCCTGCTCTGCATCCACCCTGATGACAGGCCCATTATGGTGGCTATACATGAGAAGA TCTTTCAGTTTGCTGGGCAGGCGATCGACTACTCGCCCCTGCGGATGTGCGCCCGCAGCGGGGAGTACGTCACCATGGACACCAGCTGGTCTTCCTTTGTCAACCCTTGGAGTAGAAAGGTCGCGTTCATCGTGGGGCGGCACAAAGTCAGAAC GAGCCCGCTGAATGAAGACGTGTTCACCATGCCGCAGGACTGCGAGAATCGGGTCACCACGCCCGACATCGTCCAGCTGAGCGAGCAGATCCACAGAGTCTTGGTGCAGCCAGTGCACAGCAGCAGCTCTCAGGGCTACAGCTCTCTTGGGTCCAGCGGGTCACGAGGCTCCCACCACTCCAACCAACAGCGCCTCTGTGCCTCAGCCGCCTCGTCCAGCGACAGCAACAGTCCCGTTGTAGAAGAGGCTGCAGGCCCATTTCACAAACCT ATGACGTTTCAGCAGATTTGCAAAGACGTCCATATGGTGAAAACAAACGGGCAGCAGGTTTTCATCGAGTCTCGTAACCGCCCGCTGCCGAGGAAAAACACCAGCACAG ACACTGTGGCCGTCAGAGCGATCAACAGTGACCCAGTCAGAAGTTTGATAGCAGACATGACAAACCCATCCAAAAGTTTGGTCCCTGCATCACTTGTACCCAAGGAGCCATCTACGAGCTACTCCTACCAGCAGATCAACTGTCTGGACAGCATCATTAG GTACTTGGAGAGCTGCAACATTCCCAATACAGTCAAAAGGAAGTGTGGTTCCTCCTCCTGCACTGCCTCCTCAGCGTCTGATGACGACAAACATGAGCCCAACCGCAACAGCAAAG GTGGTTCAGTTAACCTCGTAGGTGAACCacctcctctgcctcctctgACCATGGCCACAAAGGCAGAAAGTGTAGCCTCAGTTACGTCTCAGTGTAGCTTCAGCAGCACCATCGTCCATGTTGGAGACAAGAAGCCTCCCGAGTCAG ACATTGTCATGGAGGAAGCTCCTACAACTCCCACGCTGGCTGCTCCCTTTGCTGCACAGACTCCTCTCGACATGACCCCGACTTCTCCCGCAAGCAGCTTAGCGCTTCCCGCTAACGCAGCCATCAcgcctcctccaccaccacctcctctccCTCAAGCCAGCCAGCCTGATAGGGACAGCCGGAGAAGTGGAAGTGTAGGAGGCGGAGCAGCAGGAGGTGGAGGTAGCAGACTGGGTCTTACCAAGGAGGTGCTGTCCGCCCATACTCAGCAGGAGGAGCAGGCCTTCCTCGACCGCTTCAAGGACCTCAGCAAGCTGCGCGTTGTCGATCAGACGATGTCTTCAACTGTGCACTGCCACGCTGCAGCTGGCAACCCCCTGTCACGAG GGGTGCGTTGTTCCCGTGACTACCCAGCTGCAGGAGGTAGCTGTGGTCACAAACGTGGTCGTGGCGGTAAGAGACTCAAGCACCAGGAGTCTTCTGACCAGCACAGCTCTCTGGGCATGAGCGGGGGTCGTCAGGACCCCAGAAGCACGAGTGCTCCCATGCCCCTCAACATGCCTCTCGGCCCTCCCACAACCTCATCCTCCTGGCCTTCTGTAGGCTCCCAGGCTAGCATGCCACCCGCTGCTTTTGCTCCTGGTATGTTTCCAATGTACCCAGTCTACCCACCTCTTACGCAGCCCTTACCCATCCCAGATCTATCACGTTTACCCCCCGGCCAGATGGTACCTCCTATGATGGCCTTCGTTCTGCCCAACTACATGTTCCCGCAGATGGGAATGCCCATGTGTCAGCCAGGCTCCATCCCTGGACCCTTTTACAATCCCAACTACGTTTACCCCGGGGCCCCTGCAGCCGCTGTCCCCAATAATGTGTCCAACCCCATGCCTACGCTAGGCACATGTGTCCCGTCTCGCAGCAGCACACCGCAATCTTACACGCAGACGCCAGCTGATCGCGAAGGCGCGGAGTCACCGCTCTTCCAATCCCGATGCTCCTCCCCTCTCAACTTGCTTCAGCTGGAGGAGTCGCCAAGCAACCGGTTAGAGGTCGCCACGGCACTAGCAGCATCTCAGCAGGCATCACCTTCCGTGCAGGGCGGGGCAGCCAGGGGGCAAAGTTCCACAAATCAGAGGAGCTCAGATGATACCTCCAAGGAAAATGAGAAT GCTGAAGCTAATGAGTCCAACAACGATGCCATGTCCACCTCCAGCGACCTGCTGGACTTGCTGCTCCAAGAAGACTCGCGCTCAGGCACCGGCTCAGCTGCCTCTGGTTCAGGGTTTTCTGGAACAAGGTCCTCGGGTTCAGGCTCCGGCTCCAACGGCTGCAGCTCCTTTGGCACCGGTGGCACCA TCAGCAGCCAGGGCAGCCACACCAGCAAGTACTTCGGCAGCATCGACTCGTCTGAGAACGACCATTCCCGCAaacagccagcagggggcagcagcAGCCCGGGAGGAGACGGTGGAGAGGAGCAGTTCATCAAGTGTGTGCTGCAGGACCCCATCTGGCTGCTTATGGCCAACACAGACGACAAGGTCATGATGACCTATCAGCTGCCTGTCAG GGACTTGGAGACGGTGCTGAGAGAGGATCGTGAGTCCTTGAGGAACATGCAGAAACACCAGCCACGCTTcacagaggagcagaagaggGAGCTGAGCCAGGTCCATCCCTGGATCCGCACTGGACGCCTGGCACGAGCCATCAACATCTCT GGCTGTATTGGCTGCAAGTCTCC CCCCCGTGCCGCCCGCCCCCCATTCGACGTGGAGATCCACGACATGGAGCTGTGCAGCGTGCTcaaggctgaggaggagacCGCCAACGAGACGATGAAAAACCTCGCAGAGGTGACTCACcctgaggaagaagaagaggaggaaggggTTGAAGATAAAGGAACGGAAAAACAGGACAGCGGCCAAGACATGACGGCAAAGGAGGAGGGAGTGGGGTCAGACACTGTGGCAGGAAAAAGTGAGACTTAG